The following coding sequences lie in one Kribbella sp. NBC_00709 genomic window:
- a CDS encoding S1C family serine protease, protein MSQVDGPQQPVTTRGPGRLLIIAVAEGVIVAALVATLIIVSIRRSGDTASASPAGSQSGTAMCAAIPVANQVLPSIVTISASSGAQAGTGSGQVFRDGGYILTNDHVISPAVPGGAISVQYSDGHSSDATIVGRDPSTDLAVLKAADEAKGYPVIGLGSSAGLQVGQPVVALGAPLGLASTVTSGIVSALDRYVPVPGDTVTHHLIGAIQTDAAINPGNSGGALVDCAGKLVGVNAAIATVPNASGVSGGGSVGLGFAIPIDLANPIADELIRTGKPGHPTTGLQVQEIPPALAQASGAPSGLFVLAATGPGAAAGLKAGDVITKVDGQPAVSSEQIVVATLTRKVGDTVEVTYVRAGASAATATLTLAAP, encoded by the coding sequence ATGTCCCAGGTTGATGGACCGCAACAGCCCGTGACCACGCGCGGCCCGGGCCGTCTGCTGATCATCGCCGTCGCGGAGGGCGTGATCGTCGCCGCCCTCGTGGCCACGCTGATCATCGTCAGCATCCGCCGCAGCGGCGACACCGCGAGCGCGTCACCGGCCGGCAGTCAATCCGGTACGGCGATGTGTGCGGCGATCCCGGTCGCGAACCAGGTGCTGCCCTCGATCGTGACGATCTCGGCCAGCAGCGGCGCCCAGGCGGGCACCGGCTCGGGGCAGGTGTTCCGGGACGGCGGCTACATCCTCACCAACGACCACGTCATCTCCCCGGCTGTCCCGGGCGGCGCCATCTCGGTCCAGTACAGCGACGGCCACAGCTCCGACGCGACCATCGTCGGGCGTGATCCCAGTACCGACCTCGCCGTACTGAAGGCCGCCGACGAGGCGAAGGGCTATCCCGTGATCGGGCTCGGCTCGTCGGCCGGTCTCCAGGTCGGCCAGCCTGTCGTCGCACTCGGCGCTCCGCTCGGCCTCGCGAGCACGGTCACGTCGGGGATCGTCAGCGCACTCGACCGGTACGTGCCGGTGCCGGGCGACACCGTGACGCACCACCTGATCGGCGCCATCCAGACCGACGCGGCCATCAACCCCGGCAACAGCGGCGGCGCCCTGGTCGACTGCGCCGGGAAGCTCGTCGGCGTGAATGCGGCGATCGCCACCGTCCCGAACGCCTCCGGGGTCAGCGGGGGCGGCAGCGTCGGGCTCGGTTTCGCGATCCCCATCGATCTGGCGAATCCCATCGCCGACGAGCTGATCCGGACCGGGAAGCCAGGACACCCGACGACGGGGCTGCAGGTCCAGGAGATCCCGCCGGCCCTCGCCCAGGCGTCGGGCGCACCGAGCGGCCTCTTCGTCCTCGCAGCGACCGGGCCGGGCGCCGCGGCCGGTTTGAAGGCCGGGGACGTGATCACCAAGGTCGACGGTCAGCCGGCGGTCAGCAGCGAGCAGATCGTGGTCGCGACGCTGACCCGCAAGGTCGGTGACACCGTCGAGGTGACCTACGTACGAGCCGGCGCATCGGCCGCCACCGCGACCCTCACCCTCGCCGCACCCTAG
- the glsA gene encoding glutaminase A — protein sequence MSAGRYVSTGGLPDRSTVADLVRVTYELYRGVTEGAVSEVYPALARVDPDTFGVCVVATNGRLFEAGDARRPFTIMSVAKPFVFALMCQAVGVEAIRELVGVNATGLPFNSVQAVEQSPAGRTNPMVNPGAIATTSLTPGSSLEHRWRFIVDGLSRFAGRALELDPEVLESALATNHRNRALAALLKSVGGLAGDPAEATELYTRQSCLSVGATDLAVMGATLADGGVCPVTQERVVDADVARVTLVVMAIAGLYETSGDWLLDVGVPGKSGIGGGIVTVSPGKGALGTFGPRLDQAGNSVQGQLAAQFLARQLGLDLLASQPVPPAS from the coding sequence GTGTCCGCCGGCAGGTACGTCTCGACCGGCGGTCTGCCCGACCGATCGACGGTCGCCGATCTGGTCCGGGTGACGTACGAGCTGTACCGCGGAGTCACCGAAGGGGCCGTGTCGGAGGTGTATCCGGCCCTGGCCCGGGTTGATCCGGACACGTTCGGGGTGTGTGTCGTTGCGACCAACGGGCGGCTGTTCGAGGCGGGTGACGCACGTCGGCCGTTCACGATCATGAGCGTTGCGAAGCCGTTCGTGTTCGCGCTGATGTGTCAGGCGGTGGGCGTCGAGGCGATCCGTGAGCTGGTCGGGGTCAACGCGACCGGTCTGCCGTTCAACTCCGTGCAGGCGGTCGAACAGTCGCCGGCGGGGCGGACCAACCCGATGGTGAATCCGGGCGCGATCGCGACGACCAGTTTGACGCCGGGGAGTTCCCTGGAGCATCGCTGGCGATTCATCGTCGACGGTCTGTCCCGGTTCGCGGGCCGTGCGCTCGAGTTGGACCCGGAGGTGCTGGAGTCGGCGTTGGCGACGAACCATCGCAACCGTGCGCTGGCCGCGCTGCTGAAGAGTGTCGGTGGCCTGGCGGGTGATCCCGCGGAGGCGACCGAGCTCTACACCAGGCAGAGCTGTTTGAGCGTTGGCGCGACCGATCTCGCGGTGATGGGTGCGACGCTCGCCGACGGTGGCGTGTGTCCGGTGACGCAGGAGCGCGTGGTGGACGCGGATGTCGCTCGGGTGACGCTCGTGGTGATGGCTATCGCCGGTCTGTACGAGACCTCGGGCGACTGGTTGCTCGATGTCGGCGTACCGGGGAAGAGTGGGATCGGCGGTGGCATCGTCACGGTCTCGCCCGGCAAGGGCGCGCTCGGAACGTTCGGGCCTCGGCTGGACCAGGCGGGCAACAGCGTGCAGGGGCAACTCGCCGCACAGTTCCTGGCCCGCCAGCTAGGCCTCGACCTGCTCGCCTCCCAACCGGTCCCGCCGGCCTCCTAG
- a CDS encoding SLC13 family permease has translation MDDGTLSLIILGLAVVLFVWNRLPVDVVAVLVALALWVTGVLGFTDVLAGFGDPVVIFIATLFVVSEGVDSTGVTAWAGQAIVRYAGTTRSRLLIAVTALCAVLSALITLNGAVAALLPLVVMLAIRISEPPSRMLMPLTFAGSAGSLLMLTGTPVNIIVSEAASDAGAGPFPFFAFAVVGVPLVIGTIAISVLLGPKLLPAARPTHPAADLAVHADTLDVHYALRDGFYRLQVRDLSPSLGQSVRDIDLTPYPGVAIVGVQDGQGNNRTDAAIDVGDVLVVTGPSEQVGVLTTDLMLAVSMAPVDDLLTRESGVVEAVIPPRSGLVGETVFPGMHRGHDLVIIAVQRMGKDRGNRHTQLAEGDAILVHGPWDTLDELSRDRDILLVDSPELVRRQAVPWGPKASIAVAILAAMVVLLATGAVPPAMAGLLAATAMVLTKVVGPQQAYRAISWQIVVLIGALIPLSGAIQSSGGADRIADLIIDAVGSGRPYLLLLALFLLTAALGQMVSNTATVLIVAPIAVAAAEGTGTSVKPVLMLIAVAGAASLLTPISTPANMMIMSPAGYRFGDYWKLGLVVMAWWLLTAIIIVPLVWSF, from the coding sequence ATGGATGACGGGACCCTCAGCCTGATCATCCTCGGGCTGGCCGTAGTGCTGTTCGTGTGGAACCGGCTGCCCGTCGACGTCGTCGCGGTGCTCGTCGCCCTGGCCTTGTGGGTGACGGGCGTGCTGGGCTTCACCGACGTCCTCGCGGGCTTCGGTGACCCGGTGGTGATCTTCATCGCCACGCTGTTCGTGGTGAGCGAGGGCGTCGACTCGACGGGTGTGACCGCGTGGGCCGGCCAGGCCATCGTCCGGTACGCCGGAACCACGCGAAGCCGGCTGCTGATCGCCGTGACGGCGTTGTGCGCGGTGTTGTCGGCCCTGATCACCCTGAACGGGGCCGTCGCGGCCCTGCTTCCGTTGGTGGTCATGCTCGCGATCCGGATCTCGGAACCGCCGTCGCGGATGCTGATGCCGCTCACCTTCGCGGGTAGCGCCGGCTCGCTGCTGATGCTGACCGGGACGCCGGTGAACATCATCGTCTCGGAGGCCGCGAGCGATGCCGGCGCCGGCCCGTTCCCGTTCTTCGCCTTCGCGGTCGTCGGGGTGCCGCTGGTCATCGGCACGATCGCGATCTCGGTCCTCCTCGGTCCCAAGCTGCTGCCGGCCGCCCGGCCCACGCACCCGGCCGCCGATCTCGCCGTGCATGCGGACACGCTCGACGTTCACTACGCCCTGCGGGACGGCTTCTACCGGTTGCAGGTGCGCGATCTCTCGCCGTCCCTCGGGCAGAGCGTGCGCGACATCGACCTCACGCCGTACCCCGGGGTCGCGATCGTCGGCGTGCAGGACGGGCAGGGCAACAACCGCACGGATGCGGCCATCGACGTCGGCGACGTGCTCGTGGTGACCGGGCCGTCGGAGCAGGTCGGCGTGCTGACCACCGACCTGATGCTCGCGGTCAGCATGGCGCCGGTCGACGACCTGCTGACCCGCGAGTCCGGCGTGGTCGAAGCGGTGATCCCGCCGCGGTCGGGACTCGTCGGCGAGACGGTGTTCCCGGGGATGCATCGCGGGCACGACCTGGTGATCATCGCCGTCCAGCGGATGGGCAAGGACCGTGGCAATCGGCACACCCAGCTGGCCGAGGGGGACGCCATCCTCGTGCACGGTCCGTGGGACACCCTCGACGAGCTGAGCCGCGACCGGGACATCCTGCTGGTCGACTCGCCGGAGCTGGTCCGGCGGCAGGCGGTGCCGTGGGGCCCGAAGGCGTCGATCGCCGTCGCGATCCTCGCCGCGATGGTCGTGCTGCTCGCGACCGGCGCGGTACCGCCGGCGATGGCCGGTCTGCTGGCGGCGACGGCGATGGTGCTGACGAAGGTGGTCGGTCCGCAGCAGGCGTACCGTGCGATCTCCTGGCAGATCGTCGTACTGATCGGCGCCTTGATCCCGTTGTCGGGCGCGATCCAGTCCAGTGGCGGCGCGGACCGGATCGCCGACCTGATCATCGACGCGGTCGGGTCTGGCCGGCCGTACCTGTTGCTGCTGGCCCTCTTCCTGCTGACCGCCGCGCTCGGGCAGATGGTCAGCAATACCGCGACAGTGCTGATCGTGGCGCCGATCGCGGTCGCGGCGGCCGAGGGCACCGGTACGTCGGTGAAGCCGGTGCTGATGCTGATCGCCGTCGCCGGTGCGGCCTCGCTGCTGACCCCGATCTCCACGCCCGCGAACATGATGATCATGAGCCCGGCCGGCTACCGGTTCGGGGACTACTGGAAACTCGGCCTGGTCGTGATGGCGTGGTGGTTGCTAACAGCAATCATCATCGTCCCGCTCGTCTGGTCGTTCTGA